From Apium graveolens cultivar Ventura chromosome 9, ASM990537v1, whole genome shotgun sequence, the proteins below share one genomic window:
- the LOC141685353 gene encoding protein FAR1-RELATED SEQUENCE 5-like encodes MASYLFDYSSSSSDHNDFNYITPHTKKRVYRKIFNDDEVIDVDSIEDKVNDPGKRKTHSDDDVGFGWKNHDVHGDSDDSNDSFNGDDDDKINDENFIGNMNDVVPCVGMMFDSLDEAGSFYRGYGRSIGFEIIIRSSHKHSRNGGISSRLYICRKGGRLGPKPLEVEDRAKGKRPRDVIPRTCCRARMCVAHKVSSNKWEVIKVNLEHNHAMVTSDKVNFMQRSRNIDPFTRSLIELFNKSGIETPKVINLLSETCGGIEKIGFSAQDVRNVIRDIRRRVFDSGDAECGLVLLRDLQKQSDGNFFYRVDVDEENRVRGLVWVDPRSLNAYKNFGDVVTFNSIYRTNRYDMPFIPITGVNHHYQNILFGFALIRDEKETTYR; translated from the coding sequence ATGGCTtcttatttatttgattattcaAGTTCATCTAGTGATCATAACGATTTTAATTATATTACCCCCCACACAAAAAAGAGGGTTTATCGTAAAATCTTTAATGATGATGAAGTAATAGATGTTGATAGTATTGAAGATAAAGTTAATGATCCGGGGAAGCGAAAAACGCATAGTGATGATGATGTCGGTTTCGGTTGGAAGAATCACGATGTTCACGGTGATTCCGATGATAGTAATGATTCTTTTAATGGCGATGATGATGATAAAATTAATGATGAAAATTTTATTGGAAATATGAATGATGTAGTTCCTTGTGTTGGTATGATGTTTGATTCGTTGGATGAAGCGGGAAGTTTTTATCGAGGTTATGGTCGAAGTATAGGGTTCGAGATAATTATTCGAAGTAGTCATAAGCATTCAAGAAATGGTGGTATATCGTCACGTTTGTATATATGTCGAAAGGGTGGAAGATTGGGCCCAAAACCCTTGGAAGTTGAAGATAGGGCTAAAGGGAAACGACCTCGAGATGTTATTCCTCGAACTTGTTGTCGTGCTCGTATGTGTGTTGCTCACAAAGTAAGCTCAAACAAATGGGAAGTAATCAAGGTCAACCTAGAGCACAATCATGCTATGGTTACATCGGATAAGGTAAATTTCATGCAAAGATCACGCAACATAGATCCGTTTACCCGATCTTTGATTGAGTTATTCAACAAATCGGGTATCGAGACCCCGAAAGTGATAAATTTACTTAGTGAGACGTGTGGTGGTATTGAAAAAATTGGTTTTTCCGCTCAAGACGTACGAAATGTAATACGTGACATTCGAAGACGGGTTTTTGATTCCGGTGATGCGGAGTGTGGATTGGTTTTGTTACGAGACTTGCAAAAACAAAGTGATGGCAATTTTTTCTACCGAGTGGATGTGGATGAGGAGAATCGGGTTAGGGGTTTGGTGTGGGTTGATCCTCGTTCGCTTAACGCGTACAAGAATTttggagatgtggtgactttcaACTCGATATATCGGACTAATAGGTATGACATGCCTTTTATTCCAATTACGGGAGTGAATCACCACTACCAAAATATTTTGTTTGGATTTGCACTTATAAGGGACGAGAAAGAGACTACTTATAGATGA
- the LOC141685354 gene encoding protein FAR1-RELATED SEQUENCE 5-like: MPNTNHTYYTWHISSKFPEKLSTLYTQYSEFKTDFNACIYKSLSPTEFEGRWEDLKDKYDLENHNWLNDMYAIRRQWVFAFTKQHFAAGMTTTSRSESMNSFFDEYVKASTGLKEFIENSQKALDSQYLREVQADFDTEYKERRLFSNSSMEIHASKIYTKEMFKRFQKELQKSQSFVVKSMKGCGDYLSKMYLVEKSTLPEINRRNFFLKVSIDGSYSCTCKKFEHSGMICRHIIRYLNKQKMMIPPDLVTMRWTINGNKVAGPLPCTPRMLGNVVESQTTRYSGLCKAFQGLSVVSSCSVPRYNYLMSVIKREKECVIKSFPGEER; this comes from the coding sequence ATGCCTAACACCAACCATACATATTATACGTGGCATATTAGTAGCAAGTTTCCCGAGAAACTATCTACTTTGTATACTCAATACTCGGAGTTCAAGACGGATTTTAATGCATGTATCTACAAGTCATTGTCACCAACGGAATTTGAAGGTAGGTGGGAGGACTTGAAAGATAAATATGATCTTGAAAATCATAATTGGCTAAATGATATGTATGCAATTAGACGGCAATGGGTTTTTGCTTTCACGAAACAACATTTTGCCGCCGGTATGACTACCACCTCAAGGAGCGAGTCTATGAATTCATTTTTTGATGAGTATGTGAAAGCGTCGACCGGTTtgaaagaattcattgagaattCACAAAAAGCTTTGGACTCACAATATTTACGGGAGGTTCAAGCCGATTTTGACACCGAGTACAAGGAAAGGAGACTATTCTCTAACTCGTCAATGGAGATACATGCCTCCAAGATATACACAAAAGAGATGTTTAAGCGATTTCAAAAAGAGCTTCAAAAAAGTCAATCTTTTGTTGTGAAAAGCATGAAAGGTTGTGGAGATTATCTTTCAAAGATGTATTTGGTAGAAAAGTCCACCTTGCCGGAGATTAATAGAAGGAATTTTTTCTTGAAGGTTTCAATCGACGGGAGTTATTCTTGTACATGTAAAAAATTTGAACATTCCGGGATGATTTGTAGACACATAATCCGTTACCTTAACAAACAAAAGATGATGATACCGCCAGATCTTGTAACAATGAGGTGGACAATAAACGGAAACAAAGTTGCGGGACCTCTACCGTGTACCCCTCGGATGCTTGGTAATGTTGTAGAATCTCAAACGACaagatatagtggattgtgtaaAGCTTTCCAAGGTTTGTCCGTTGTTAGTAGTTGCTCCGTTCCGCGGTACAATTACTTGATGAGCGTGATCAAGAGAGAAAAGGAGTGTGTGATTAAGTCTTTTCCGGgagaagagagatag
- the LOC141686825 gene encoding acetylserotonin O-methyltransferase-like, whose product MAGIIKSEATYGNDETAQAQIDIWRFVFGFTEMALVKCAIELAIPEILEKHGDPMTLSQLSSALSCSSPALYRIMRFLLNRGIFKETITDQGTMGYVQTPLSRLLIKDGNNSLATLLLFESSSVMLAPWHFLSAQVLDDGTSAFVRAHGKNVWQYAVENPGHSKFIDEAMACDTRSTVPAILEGCPEVFNGLSSMVDVGGGNGTALGILIKACPWIRGINFDVPHVLSVAPEYEGIEHVGGDMFVSVPKANAIFIKWVLHDWNDDECIQILKNCREAISEYGTAGKVIIIEAVIEDKKGDKLKDVGLMLDMVMLAHTSKGKERTAEEWAYVLHEAGFTRHTIKNIQAVSSVIEAFP is encoded by the exons ATGGCAGGAATAATAAAAAGTGAAGCAACATATGGAAATGATGAAACAGCTCAAGCACAAATTGATATATGGAGGTTTGTGTTTGGTTTTACCGAAATGGCTTTAGTCAAGTGTGCTATTGAGCTTGCCATACCTGAAATCCTCGAAAAACATGGTGATCCTATGACACTTTCTCAGCTATCTTCAGCTCTTTCTTGTTCATCACCAGCCCTTTATCGGATCATGAGGTTCTTGCTCAACCGAGGTATATTTAAGGAGACCATCACAGACCAAGGCACCATGGGGTATGTTCAAACCCCGTTGTCTCGTCTTTTGATAAAAGATGGCAATAATAGCTTGGCTACTCTCTTGTTGTTTGAAAGTAGCTCTGTTATGTTAGCTCCATGGCATTTTCTAAGTGCCCAGGTGCTGGATGACGGAACATCAGCATTTGTTCGTGCTCATGGCAAGAATGTGTGGCAGTATGCAGTTGAAAATCCCGGTCATAGCAAGTTTATTGATGAAGCAATGGCTTGTGATACTAGATCAACAGTTCCTGCAATACTTGAAGGATGTCCTGAGGTGTTCAATGGACTAAGCTCCATGGTGGATGTTGGAGGTGGTAATGGAACTGCACTAGGCATACTGATCAAAGCATGTCCGTGGATTCGCGGAATCAACTTTGATGTTCCTCATGTGCTGTCTGTTGCACCAGAATATGAAGGCATTGAGCATGTTGGAGGAGATATGTTTGTCAGTGTCCCTAAAGCCAATGCTATTTTCATCAAA TGGGTATTGCACGACTGGAACGATGATGAGTGCATCCAGATCCTGAAGAACTGTAGAGAAGCAATCTCGGAATATGGCACAGCTGGGAAAGTGATTATTATCGAGGCGGTGATCGAAGACAAGAAAGGAGACAAGCTTAAGGATGTGGGGTTGATGTTAGACATGGTGATGTTGGCACACACTAGCAAGGGCAAGGAAAGGACTGCAGAGGAATGGGCTTATGTTCTGCATGAGGCTGGCTTTACCAGGCACACTATTAAGAACATTCAGGCTGTATCATCTGTTATTGAGGCTTTTCCTTAG